In one window of Nocardiopsis aegyptia DNA:
- a CDS encoding amidohydrolase family protein — translation MSKPTPDHVDADPSLLVPEVLLLADGPVRDHAVVVADGVFAAVGPAGRLVREHPHLTPVHLDGHLLMPGFVDAHHHLTQSFGSSLAFGEPSEIFRRVWVPLEGALNEESTYLSAKLAALESLRGGFTTVAEAGTRAPVDTGVVGRAAADAGIRCVLGHVVCSDPDTPPRAAADALALAEKHLSRYEHHDLVHPSLALPTPESAPERTLRATADLARETGAVLQIHVNEHLAGVERSLLQHGRRPLEYLHAAGALGPWLLGAHATLLTPRELTLLRESGAAISYNPVASAWKGNAVAPASAMAEAGIRFGLGTDGTRGDAFRLVDAAETAQRLAFGLHTGDSSCGGGWTWLEHATRLGADAVGLGSLTGTIAQGRAADFLLVDLAVPELAPSWDLPWELVRLTGRDQITAVVVAGRLRLWRGWPLDWDGHALVETAARVGREIGARAPVTRVHPTSTEHRTRSGSR, via the coding sequence ATGAGCAAGCCGACCCCGGACCACGTCGACGCCGACCCGTCACTGCTGGTCCCGGAGGTGCTCCTGCTGGCGGACGGCCCGGTCCGCGACCACGCCGTCGTGGTCGCGGACGGGGTGTTCGCCGCCGTCGGACCGGCCGGACGCCTGGTCCGCGAGCACCCCCACCTCACCCCCGTCCACCTCGACGGCCATCTGCTGATGCCCGGCTTCGTCGACGCGCACCACCACCTGACCCAGTCCTTCGGCTCCTCACTCGCCTTCGGCGAGCCCTCGGAGATCTTCCGACGGGTGTGGGTGCCCCTCGAAGGCGCGCTCAACGAGGAGAGCACCTACCTGTCCGCCAAACTCGCGGCCCTGGAGTCCCTGCGCGGCGGCTTCACCACGGTCGCCGAGGCCGGGACCCGCGCGCCCGTGGACACCGGCGTCGTCGGCCGGGCCGCGGCCGACGCCGGGATCCGCTGCGTCCTCGGGCACGTGGTCTGCTCCGATCCCGACACCCCGCCCCGGGCCGCGGCCGACGCCCTGGCGCTGGCGGAGAAGCACCTGTCCCGCTACGAACACCACGACCTCGTCCATCCGTCCCTGGCACTGCCCACCCCCGAGTCCGCCCCGGAGCGGACCCTGCGCGCGACCGCCGACCTGGCCCGCGAGACGGGCGCGGTCCTGCAGATCCACGTCAACGAGCACCTCGCGGGCGTGGAACGCAGCCTGCTCCAGCACGGCCGGCGCCCCCTGGAGTACCTGCACGCGGCGGGCGCGCTCGGCCCCTGGCTGCTCGGCGCGCACGCCACCCTCCTCACCCCGCGCGAACTCACCCTGCTGCGCGAGTCCGGCGCGGCCATCAGCTACAACCCTGTGGCCAGCGCCTGGAAGGGCAACGCGGTGGCCCCCGCCTCGGCGATGGCCGAGGCGGGGATCAGGTTCGGGCTGGGCACCGACGGCACGCGCGGCGACGCGTTCCGCCTGGTGGACGCCGCGGAGACCGCGCAACGGCTCGCCTTCGGCCTGCACACGGGCGACTCCTCCTGCGGAGGCGGGTGGACGTGGCTGGAACACGCGACGCGCCTGGGCGCGGACGCGGTCGGGCTCGGATCCCTCACCGGCACGATCGCCCAGGGCAGGGCCGCCGACTTCCTCCTCGTGGACCTGGCGGTCCCCGAGCTGGCCCCGTCCTGGGACCTGCCCTGGGAGCTGGTCAGGCTCACCGGCCGGGACCAGATCACCGCCGTCGTCGTCGCCGGACGCCTGCGGCTGTGGCGGGGCTGGCCCCTGGACTGGGACGGGCACGCGCTGGTCGAGACGGCGGCGCGCGTGGGCCGCGAGATCGGTGCGCGGGCCCCCGTCACCCGTGTCCACCCCACCTCCACCGAGCACCGGACGCGGAGCGGGTCGCGGTGA
- a CDS encoding sulfite exporter TauE/SafE family protein, translating to MSVEVLALVAAVVAVAAFVQGSSGLGFALIVAPVVGIVAPGTLPVFLLAVMIPLNLYVAWRERAALDLRGAGWITVARLTATPAGLVLLMAVPDRHLGLLVGAATVLAAAVSLLAPSFTPGRAAYLTAGAVTGLTETATGVGGPPLALVYQHRPPAELRATVAVCFLAGEVASLAALFAFGQARPDQVAPALMAVPAVVLGVWLSRLTHRHLDAARMRITVLVFALVSGGVLMLGL from the coding sequence GTGAGCGTCGAGGTTCTGGCCCTGGTGGCGGCGGTCGTGGCCGTCGCGGCCTTCGTCCAGGGCAGCAGCGGGCTGGGGTTCGCCCTCATCGTCGCCCCGGTGGTGGGGATCGTGGCCCCCGGGACGCTACCCGTGTTCCTGCTCGCCGTGATGATCCCGCTGAACCTCTACGTGGCCTGGCGGGAGCGCGCGGCGCTGGACCTGCGGGGCGCCGGCTGGATCACGGTCGCCCGGCTGACCGCCACCCCCGCCGGGCTGGTCCTGCTGATGGCGGTCCCCGACCGACACCTCGGGCTGCTCGTCGGGGCGGCCACGGTGCTGGCGGCGGCGGTCAGCCTGCTGGCTCCGTCCTTCACCCCCGGCCGCGCCGCCTACCTGACGGCCGGCGCGGTCACCGGCCTCACCGAGACGGCGACGGGTGTGGGCGGGCCGCCACTGGCGCTGGTCTACCAGCACCGGCCGCCCGCGGAACTGCGGGCCACGGTCGCGGTCTGCTTCCTCGCCGGGGAGGTGGCCTCGCTCGCGGCGCTGTTCGCGTTCGGGCAGGCCCGACCCGACCAGGTGGCGCCCGCGCTGATGGCCGTGCCGGCGGTGGTGCTGGGCGTCTGGCTGAGCAGGCTCACGCACCGCCACCTCGACGCCGCCCGGATGCGGATCACCGTCCTGGTGTTCGCCCTGGTCTCGGGCGGGGTGCTCATGCTCGGGCTGTGA
- a CDS encoding LacI family DNA-binding transcriptional regulator has protein sequence MPTSDSPGRRPTIADVAGAAGVSRTTVSHALNGIGKVDPRTRARVKEVAAELGYRPNLRAQRLRRGQAKAIALASSMPLAVAGGPSRLGFYMEVAAAAAERALNHGYALVLVPPVESGSGLESVDIDGAIVVEPDRDDPVVAELTTRGLPYVTLGRQVGAGDRVPSVDLHGGPVAELLLEHLREQGARRPALITGTGDRHTYVDVREVFTRLAREHGRPVLSATAPEEGGEEAGYRCCAELLRRDPGIDAVCAMVDTFAVGAVRAIADSGRTVPDDVMVVTRYDGIRARTCEPPLTAVDLHLDEAAVGAVELLLEHLRGGDAPSRAATPRPRLLPRTSSLRVTARA, from the coding sequence ATGCCCACCTCCGACAGCCCCGGTCGGCGCCCGACCATCGCGGACGTCGCAGGGGCGGCGGGCGTGTCCCGGACGACGGTCTCCCACGCGCTCAACGGGATCGGCAAGGTCGACCCGCGCACCCGGGCGCGGGTCAAGGAGGTCGCCGCGGAACTGGGCTACCGGCCGAACCTGCGCGCGCAGCGGCTGCGCCGGGGCCAGGCCAAGGCCATCGCGCTCGCCTCGTCCATGCCGCTGGCCGTGGCCGGCGGTCCCTCCAGGCTCGGGTTCTACATGGAGGTGGCGGCCGCCGCCGCCGAGCGCGCCCTCAATCACGGCTACGCGCTGGTCCTGGTCCCGCCGGTGGAGTCCGGGTCCGGCCTGGAGTCGGTGGACATCGACGGCGCGATCGTCGTCGAACCCGACCGCGACGACCCCGTCGTGGCGGAGCTGACCACCCGCGGCCTGCCCTACGTGACCCTGGGCCGCCAGGTCGGCGCGGGGGACCGGGTGCCCTCCGTCGACCTGCACGGCGGCCCGGTCGCCGAGCTGCTGCTGGAGCACCTGCGCGAACAGGGCGCCCGCCGCCCCGCCCTGATCACCGGCACCGGCGACCGGCACACCTACGTGGACGTCCGCGAGGTCTTCACCCGCCTCGCGCGGGAGCACGGCCGGCCCGTGCTGTCCGCGACCGCGCCTGAGGAGGGCGGGGAGGAGGCCGGGTACCGGTGCTGCGCGGAGCTGCTCCGGCGGGACCCCGGCATCGACGCCGTGTGCGCGATGGTGGACACGTTCGCGGTCGGCGCCGTCCGCGCCATCGCCGACAGCGGTCGCACGGTCCCGGACGACGTCATGGTGGTCACCCGCTACGACGGCATCCGGGCCAGGACCTGCGAGCCGCCGCTGACCGCCGTGGACCTGCACCTGGACGAGGCGGCCGTCGGCGCCGTCGAACTCCTGCTGGAGCACCTGCGCGGCGGCGACGCCCCGTCCAGGGCCGCCACGCCCCGCCCCCGCCTCCTGCCCCGGACCTCGTCGCTGCGGGTCACAGCCCGAGCATGA
- a CDS encoding response regulator has product MSAPIRVLVCDDQVLIRTGLVTIIDAQPDLATVGECGDGGTAVEMAERLRPDVVVMDVRMPVLDGIKATRRLAGVGVAHPVKVLVVTTFNLDEYVYEALRAGASGFLLKDAPPDRLLNGIRTVATGAALLDPDVTRRLVGKYAARIRPSDTKDETRLTPRELEVLRLIANGLSNSEIAASLFISQETVKTFVSRILTKLDLRDRVQAVVYAYRHGLVT; this is encoded by the coding sequence GTGAGCGCACCGATCCGGGTCCTGGTCTGCGACGACCAGGTGCTGATCCGCACGGGCCTGGTCACCATCATCGACGCCCAGCCCGACCTCGCGACCGTCGGCGAGTGCGGCGACGGCGGGACCGCGGTCGAGATGGCCGAACGGCTGCGCCCCGACGTCGTGGTGATGGACGTGCGCATGCCGGTGCTCGACGGCATCAAGGCCACCCGGCGCCTGGCCGGGGTGGGCGTGGCCCATCCGGTCAAGGTGCTCGTGGTCACGACGTTCAACCTCGACGAGTACGTCTACGAGGCCCTGCGCGCGGGCGCGAGCGGCTTCCTGCTCAAGGACGCGCCCCCGGACCGGCTGCTGAACGGCATTCGTACCGTGGCCACCGGAGCGGCGCTGCTGGACCCGGACGTCACGCGCCGGCTGGTGGGCAAGTACGCCGCCCGCATCCGGCCCTCCGACACCAAGGACGAGACACGGCTGACCCCGCGCGAACTGGAGGTCCTGCGGCTGATCGCCAACGGGCTGTCCAACAGCGAGATCGCCGCGAGCCTGTTCATCAGCCAGGAGACCGTGAAGACGTTCGTCTCGCGCATCCTGACCAAGCTCGACCTGCGCGACCGCGTCCAGGCCGTGGTCTACGCCTACCGCCACGGCCTCGTGACCTGA
- a CDS encoding sensor histidine kinase, whose protein sequence is MIWLRRLPPLWQRLDVTVRDLPLALVLMGASLVPSQHGYGTEFGGVADRPFDALGLLAAALQCLPLAGRRRWPALTLVLVVCGFALDQLSGYHLVAGAALPIALLSAGAHQARYRRTTVLVGSAVFVALCFVVDRIATGEPLGEYLVFYAALALAWGSGSWLRHTRATEAERRRLVAEATRTAERTRIARELHDVVTHHVTAMVVQTEAARYLTADPERLDSTLTAVTDTGRRAITDMRHLLDVLDPDHTTPAPDEALLAVVEQTRRAGQPVEFVEEGTPAASRGSADLVAHRVVQEALTNALKYAHGSPTTVRVRHRPEEITVNVSTERAGAPGVSPGGGGRGLIGLRERVEVLGGDFAAGAHGDGGFTVHARIPARAPVGGQA, encoded by the coding sequence GTGATCTGGCTCCGACGCCTTCCCCCACTGTGGCAGCGACTCGACGTCACCGTCCGCGACCTCCCCCTGGCCCTCGTCCTGATGGGCGCCTCGCTCGTCCCCTCCCAGCACGGATACGGGACCGAGTTCGGGGGTGTGGCGGACCGCCCCTTCGACGCCCTGGGCCTGCTCGCCGCCGCCCTGCAGTGCCTGCCCCTGGCCGGGCGGCGGCGGTGGCCGGCCCTGACGCTGGTCCTGGTGGTCTGCGGTTTCGCCCTCGACCAGCTCAGCGGCTACCACCTGGTCGCGGGCGCCGCGCTGCCCATCGCGCTGTTGAGCGCCGGTGCCCACCAGGCCCGGTACCGGCGCACCACCGTGCTGGTGGGCTCGGCGGTCTTCGTCGCGCTGTGCTTCGTGGTGGACCGGATCGCGACGGGCGAGCCCCTGGGCGAGTACCTGGTGTTCTACGCGGCGCTGGCCCTCGCCTGGGGGAGTGGGTCGTGGCTGCGCCATACCCGGGCCACCGAGGCCGAACGCCGCCGCCTCGTCGCCGAGGCCACCCGCACCGCCGAACGCACCCGCATCGCCCGCGAACTCCACGACGTCGTCACCCACCACGTGACCGCGATGGTCGTGCAGACCGAGGCGGCACGCTACCTGACCGCCGACCCCGAGCGGCTGGACTCGACCCTGACCGCGGTCACCGACACCGGCCGCCGGGCCATCACCGACATGCGCCACCTGCTCGACGTACTCGACCCCGACCACACCACCCCCGCGCCCGACGAGGCCCTGCTCGCCGTGGTGGAGCAGACCCGCCGGGCGGGGCAGCCGGTGGAGTTCGTCGAGGAGGGCACCCCGGCCGCCTCGCGAGGCAGCGCCGACCTCGTCGCGCACCGCGTCGTGCAGGAGGCCCTGACCAACGCCCTCAAGTACGCGCACGGCAGCCCCACCACCGTCCGCGTACGCCACCGCCCCGAGGAGATCACCGTGAACGTCAGCACCGAGCGCGCCGGGGCACCGGGCGTCTCGCCAGGCGGTGGCGGGCGGGGCCTGATCGGCCTGCGCGAACGCGTCGAGGTCCTGGGCGGCGACTTCGCCGCGGGCGCGCACGGGGACGGCGGTTTCACGGTGCACGCGCGCATCCCCGCCCGGGCCCCGGTGGGCGGGCAGGCGTGA
- a CDS encoding CPBP family intramembrane glutamic endopeptidase, translating into MRLLWQLLAVAAVAFLGGQGLLAVEDNPWLTLLLGLLVAVASVFVYRWVVRRTEKRAVTELAWTGATAATSWGTLLGVGLFALVIVNITFLGGYQVHGLGSPMSALALVGFMAGVAVTEEVMWRGVLFRVIEERAGTWLSLGLTGLAFGLVHMVNPHATLWGAIAIAIEAGGMLTAAYVATRSLWLPIGLHFGWNLAGSALFSTVVSGNGTPEGLLDATMSGHVLVTGGEFGPEGSLYSVVFCVMATAVFMWTARRRGHIVPMRRRHARTADTTTLPR; encoded by the coding sequence ATGAGACTCCTCTGGCAGCTCCTGGCCGTCGCCGCGGTCGCCTTCCTCGGCGGGCAAGGGCTCCTGGCGGTCGAGGACAATCCCTGGCTCACTTTGCTCCTGGGCCTTCTCGTCGCCGTGGCGTCGGTGTTCGTCTACCGGTGGGTGGTACGCCGCACCGAGAAGCGCGCCGTGACCGAGCTGGCCTGGACGGGCGCCACCGCCGCCACCAGTTGGGGAACGCTCCTCGGTGTGGGCCTGTTCGCCCTGGTCATCGTCAACATCACCTTCCTCGGCGGCTACCAGGTCCACGGCCTGGGCTCCCCGATGAGCGCCCTGGCCCTGGTCGGCTTCATGGCCGGCGTCGCGGTCACCGAGGAGGTGATGTGGCGCGGCGTGCTGTTCCGCGTCATCGAGGAGCGCGCGGGCACCTGGCTCTCCCTCGGGCTGACCGGCCTGGCCTTCGGCCTGGTGCACATGGTCAACCCGCACGCCACCCTGTGGGGTGCCATCGCCATCGCGATCGAGGCCGGCGGCATGCTCACCGCCGCCTACGTCGCCACCCGCAGCCTGTGGCTGCCCATCGGCCTGCACTTCGGCTGGAACCTCGCCGGATCCGCCCTCTTCAGTACCGTGGTCTCGGGCAACGGCACGCCCGAGGGACTGTTGGACGCCACCATGTCGGGCCACGTCCTGGTCACCGGCGGCGAGTTCGGCCCCGAGGGCAGCCTGTACTCCGTGGTGTTCTGCGTCATGGCCACCGCGGTGTTCATGTGGACGGCCCGCCGCCGCGGCCACATCGTCCCCATGCGCCGGCGTCACGCGCGGACCGCGGACACCACTACACTTCCCCGGTGA